DNA sequence from the Nitrospira sp. genome:
TTACTGATGGGACGCATTATCATCGCCAGCGGTCGCTGGATCGGTCCGCCTACCACTGCCATCTGTCAGCGCCTCCTGGAAAGAGGCCCGAATTCTACTGAAGTGCGCCACAATCTGCAATTCACCTGTCGGGCGGTTGCTGCAAAAACCTGCGAGATGATTGCTCGCTTTCGTCGGCATTGTTATACTACCGACTCCACACGAGCACTCACCGAACGACTCGCGGTTTTTCTTCAAGAGGAGATGCATCCATGCATATTAGCGTGATTGGAACGGGCTATGTCGGCTTGGTCACCGGGGCCTGCTTCGCAGAATTCGGCGTGAACGTCACCTGTATGGATACGGACGCACGCCGCATTGCGAAGCTCGAAAAGGGCGAGGTGCCATTTTTCGAGCCCGGCATTACTGAACTGGTCGCCAAAGGCATCAAGGAAGACCGGCTCCATTTCACCACCGACGTGGCCAAAGCCGTCGACAAAGCCTTGGTCATCTTCATCGCGGTCGGAACTCCGCCGAAATCCGACGGCTCCGCCGATCTGTCCTATGTCGAAGAAGTAGGTCGCGGAATCGCCAAGAATATGACCGGGTACAAAGTCATCGTCACCAAATCGACCGTGCCCGTCGGCACCGGCGAAAAATTACGCGAAGTGATCAAGGCCAACCAAACCGGCCGCTTCCGTTTCGATATCGTGTCGAATCCGGAATTTCTGCGAGAAGGCTCCGCCATCGAAGATTTCATGCGGCCCAATCGCGTAGTGATCGGCGCAGACAGCGAGCAGGCCGTCGCCATCATGAAGGACCTCTACCGACCGTTGTACCTGCTTGAAACCCCCATCGTCGTCACCGACATCCCGACCGCCGAAATGATCAAGTACGCGTCCAACGCCTTTCTCGCCGTCAAAATCTCGTTCATCAACGAAATTGCGACGGTCTGTGAAAAGGTCGGCGCAGACGTGCAGATGGTCTCCAAAGGCATGGGGCTCGACAATCGTATCGGCAACAAGTTTCTGCATGCGGGCCCAGGATTCGGCGGATCCTGCTTCCCGAAAGATCTCGCCGCATTGGTGCAGACCGGTGAACGCGTAGGTTATCCCTTCCAGATTGCCGGCGCGGCCGCCAAAGTGAACTACGAACAGCACCTGCGTATGGTTGAGAAGGTGAAACAGGCGTGCGGCGGCGTGAAAGGCAAAACGCTCGGCGTACTGGGCCTCTCTTTCAAGCCCAATACGAACGATATGCGCGAAGCCCCGTCATTGACGATTCTGAGTGAGTTGATGAAGGAAGGGGCGACGATCCGCGCCTACGACCCGGCGTCGATGGAAGAATCGATGAAACTGCTCCCCGGCATGGTGCCCTGCCAGGATACATATGACGTCGCCGAAGGGGCCGACGGCTTGATCATCATGACCGAATGGAATCAGTTCCGAAATCTCGACTTCGAGCGGCTCAAGAAATCCATGAAGGAACCGCTGCTGCTCGACCTGCGTAACACGTACGAATCCGATCGCGTTGTCACCTATGGCTTTCGCCATGTGTCGGTCGGTCGCACCACCAGGAATCCGGCCGCCTAACGGCGGCCGGACGGCCACTCTTAACTCAACAGCTTTGCTGGTTCAGCCTGAACGCTCTCCTTCGGCTTGGGTTTATAACCCATCCGGTCCAGCACCTTCATAATCTTCGTTTTCAGCCGGTCGTCCGCATCCGCCAGCGCCGTGGCCAGCGGCTCCACGGCCGGCTTGCCGATCTTCCGAATGATTTCCGTGGCTGATTGGCGCACATCGTCTTCCTCAGCGGCCAAGAGCGGCACGAGCGAGGGCACGGCCAACCCGCCGATCTTAATCAACGAGTCATACGCCCGCTGCCGAACGTCTCCGACTTCATCGGTCAGGGCCTCCACCAGTGGAACGACCGCCCGCGGATCCTTCAACTCGCCCAGGACTTCCGCCGCATACTTGCGGTTGAGCCAATGCGAGTCCTTCAAATCGATCAGCATGGCGTCGGCCTTCGCGGCGTTCGGATCCTTGGCCCGAATCCGGAAGCTTTTGGCGACGCGTTTGCCGCCTTCTTCGACGACACGGATCGTGGCCCCGTCACCGGGCTTGATCTTGAGAAAATCCTCGAGGGCCTCGTCGCCCACATCCAGCACGACGGTCTTCCCGTCGTAGGCTAGTAGTTCCACTTCCAACTGCCTCGCTTCGGGATTGACAGCGACGACCCGCTCCGTGACCAGGTTGAATCCGTCCTTCTTGGGCCCGCCCTTCGGTCCGATCTGAATCAGTTTTACCGGTGCTTCTTCAGCCATAATAACATTCCTTTATCGGGTTATGACGAGGTCGCCTGCTTCCATCCCAAACTCGCGAGAACACCTTCGACAGTCTCCTGCACCATCGTATTTTCGTCTTCCAGCAGCGGGAGCAGCGGTTCAATCGCCTGCTTCGCCCCCAGCCGCGCCAGCGATTCAGCCGCATTGCGGCGCACCAGCCAGTCTTCATCCTGCAACGACTGAATCAGAGCTTCGGCGCTGCGTGGGTCGCCGATCTTCCCCAGCGCTTCC
Encoded proteins:
- a CDS encoding HEAT repeat domain-containing protein is translated as MAEEAPVKLIQIGPKGGPKKDGFNLVTERVVAVNPEARQLEVELLAYDGKTVVLDVGDEALEDFLKIKPGDGATIRVVEEGGKRVAKSFRIRAKDPNAAKADAMLIDLKDSHWLNRKYAAEVLGELKDPRAVVPLVEALTDEVGDVRQRAYDSLIKIGGLAVPSLVPLLAAEEDDVRQSATEIIRKIGKPAVEPLATALADADDRLKTKIMKVLDRMGYKPKPKESVQAEPAKLLS
- a CDS encoding UDP-glucose/GDP-mannose dehydrogenase family protein, whose translation is MHISVIGTGYVGLVTGACFAEFGVNVTCMDTDARRIAKLEKGEVPFFEPGITELVAKGIKEDRLHFTTDVAKAVDKALVIFIAVGTPPKSDGSADLSYVEEVGRGIAKNMTGYKVIVTKSTVPVGTGEKLREVIKANQTGRFRFDIVSNPEFLREGSAIEDFMRPNRVVIGADSEQAVAIMKDLYRPLYLLETPIVVTDIPTAEMIKYASNAFLAVKISFINEIATVCEKVGADVQMVSKGMGLDNRIGNKFLHAGPGFGGSCFPKDLAALVQTGERVGYPFQIAGAAAKVNYEQHLRMVEKVKQACGGVKGKTLGVLGLSFKPNTNDMREAPSLTILSELMKEGATIRAYDPASMEESMKLLPGMVPCQDTYDVAEGADGLIIMTEWNQFRNLDFERLKKSMKEPLLLDLRNTYESDRVVTYGFRHVSVGRTTRNPAA